The following proteins come from a genomic window of Triticum aestivum cultivar Chinese Spring chromosome 6A, IWGSC CS RefSeq v2.1, whole genome shotgun sequence:
- the LOC123132661 gene encoding uncharacterized protein, giving the protein MRACIRDDSGPPPDDERKGGSERAAERRGAAAMATTLSLSSPLFLATPPRARHVVSAGPSWSTANLPCKGHFAGMRRQGRKQHRSTPIVSLFGRKTAKKTTRETVVPDPDYRLPIAILGISGVFAYADNLLAAAPVGLLGLLLLFQTTRVRFVFDDDSLEVKVGNQLQESGENVFVGGKNRWKYSTFVNWELWWPQFPILVYFKETQTKPEGQIHFFPVIFNGRQLYDIMVERAGSSETSGPGP; this is encoded by the exons ATGCGCGCTTGCATCCGTGACGATTCAGGGCCGCCCCCAGACGACGAGAGGAAAGGAGGAAGCGAGCGagcggcggagaggagaggagcagcagccATGGCGACCACTCTCTCGTtatcttctcccctcttcctcgcCACTCCGCCCAGAG CTAGACATGTGGTTTCAGCTGGTCCATCATGGAGCACTGCAAATCTACCATGCAAGGGGCATTTTGCTGGTATGAGGAGACAGGGCCGGAAGCAACACCGAAGCACACCAATAGTATCTCTG TTTGGGAGAAAGACCGCGAAGAAGACCACCAGAGAAACGGTCGTCCCGGACCCAGACTATCGGTTACCGATCGCTATACTTG GGATATCTGGTGTGTTTGCATATGCAGACAATCTTCTTGCCGCTGCACCTGTAGGCCTACTGGGGCTGCTTCTCTTGTTTCAG ACTACTAGAGTTAggttcgtctttgatgatgattccCTG GAAGTGAAAGTGGGCAATCAGCTGCAGGAGTCAGGCGAAAACGTGTTTGTTGGTGGCAAGAACCGTTGGAA GTACTCAACATTTGTGAACTGGGAACTATGGTGGCCGCAATTTCCTATCCTAGTTTACTTCAAAGAGACCCAAACAAAACCCGAAGGCCAAATTCATTTCTTCCCAGTGATTTTC AACGGCCGACAACTCTATGATATCATGGTGGAGCGCGCTGGATCATCGGAAACAAGTGGGCCTGGTCCTTGA